A region of the Sarcophilus harrisii chromosome 3, mSarHar1.11, whole genome shotgun sequence genome:
ACAGTGGAAAGCTGGTCTTGTGGCCAGTAACCACAGCTGGTGTATCATTGACCGAGGGTATCGGCTAGTGCCTGTCTGGGACATAATTCTGTCTAACCACAGACAAGATTTTCAGGATCCTCTTCAAGTGACTCGTTGCCTCACAAGCATTTACACAAACCTGACTGGCAGACATGTAAGCATCCAGGATGGAGAGGAGCTACTGAGTGCAGTGAGGGATGCCAGGTCATTAATAGAAGAAGTGAAATTCTGGGAAATCACTGAGCCTCAGGAGAAACTGATGAAACTGATCAATTTTCAGCAAAAGCTGAGTGAGAAAACCAGGAACTATAACATCTGGATTAAGATCTGTCTTACAGACCCAACTTTGCAGCAGTTCTTGGTGGACATTGTCAATTTTTGCAAGGACTTCCCAGTTcaagaaatcaaattaattaaacaCCATTTGCGCAGCCTTTTATATCCTCATGTCTATGAAGTGAAGGACTTCCCACAGAGACACTCAATTATGCAGTGGATTTTCCACTcaacaaagaagaaacaagataTCCGTGTCACAGAGTTTGCTGATTTCATTCAACTCTTAGAAAAGGCAAAGAATGACCTTCTTGAAATCAATCACACCTCTGAGTACTTAGAAAAGTTAGAAGAAGCTCAAAGGAAGGCCACTTATGAGATCAGTTTGTCtctcagatcttttctgaagGCCTTAAAAGAGGCAGAAGAGTTAGCCATATATCTACTGCTCCTCTGCATTGCAGCTGGTGCAGGGTACAAGGAGGAAAGCCAAACCTTCCACTGTCTTCTTGGATATGAAGAATTAAATTTCCTATTATGTGAAATGAAAGAAGCCCATGAAAAATACCAGGGCCTTCATCAGAAATCTGAGTATAGGGCTCAAGCATTCCTCCTGTTCACAGGGCTCACAGTGACTCCAGGACCTATTGGTGTGTCtgcagaagaaaagaagcaacGTTTAGAGCTTATGCAATTTCACATGGGACAGTCATGGTCCAAAGAAGTGCATCATTTCCTCTTGAAACCGAGAGTCAGTCATGATTGGGAAACTCtggagaaagacctgaatttgctCATCAATGGAGAACATGAGGCTACAGAGAACTGTCTACAGATAGAGCAggtgaaaaaagaattagaaagtgtCTTTCATGGAAAGGAAAATACCCAAGAACCAGAACCCTGTACCATCAAACAGCATGAAGTGATACAAAATTCTGACTTTCTAGACTTAGCCAAGAGGCTTGGGCTGGAGGATTTCTATCCAAGGAAGATGGGCCGAGCAGATTTCCATGTGATTTACAAGGCTTCTGTGCATGATAGTCTGCCAGACACAGAAAGACAATTGCCATTTTATTTCCTACAGAAGCTGTTGATGCTGGATTACCGACTGAGATACGTAGTGTGCAAAGATGATGGAGACCCAAGGGCCAGTGGGACACTGACTCTGACAAATCTTAAAGAGGACATTTCAGATCCTTATGAAGATTTGTTTGATGAGAGTGACACTTCTGTTCTCTTGTCCACAAACCGGCCCCACATTCACCCAATGGACACCCAGATGATGATTTTTCACTGTGCAGATGATTTCATGAGACAATACATTTCAAACAAACTGGCCATTTGTCAGTTTGCTCTCCCCTTTGTGGTGCCCAATCCCAGTTCTTCAGTAATAGAATTCCCACTGTGGTCTCTCAGCCAAATCAAGAGAAGCTGGAGAGAGGTGAAGAAATCAGGGAGAGAAGACACAATCATTAACTTTAATAACCAACTCATCTCCCAGGCACCCATTCCCATTGTGTCCTTTATAAGGGTTGTGAATTCTGCTTCTTCTTCCAAATCTCAGATCTTGAACTCTCTGCTGAGTAAGCACAAACACGATGTTTTTTTCCACCGTGACTGCCGAGGCAACAGCAAATCCTGCCTGTTAATGGGAGGTCTGGTAgaaatctcctggttctgtccaGGGGGGAGAgatgaggacagatttgaaagcTGTGTTGCCTTCACTAATCTGCATGGAGATGCCAAAGATCATGAGGCACAGTTCAGATTCCTGCAGGACATTTCTTCAGTCACAGTGGTCCTTGTATCTGTTTCTGATAAAAGTGAGAGCACCAGGAATGTGGTTCAGAACCTGTGGAATCAGCCAAAcctttggtttgtttgtttgatgacaaagagaagactgtgggcAGTGATGTTGGTGAGAAAGTGAGGATTGGGATCAGGAATAGAAATGAGGCTGAATTAATGGATGAACTCTCAGGTGTCATCAAGCAGTTGCTGAAATCTTCAGGTCCCTTTCTCACTCTGGAAGACTGTGCTGAAATTGCTCGCCAGCATGGCTTTCTTGTAGATGTGGACAGGAAGGAATGTCAAGAGGCCAAAGAAAAGGCAGAGGTGGTGATGGCCctcatggaagaaataaaattgtctgaaatgaaggagaaattgCTGCCCTTCAAGGAGAACTTTGGCACCAGTGGTGTAAAAGGATAAGGAGCTTTGTCACCTGAGAGAGAAGGGAACTGCAGCCTTGAACAGCACAAAATTAAGattgagaagaaaagcaagaaataagaCAAGCACAGCTACAGAAAATATGTCCTCTCAATGACTTGATGATATCAGTTCTTGAAATCCTTTACTCTTACTCAGGGAAAGACAACAGCACCAAGCTGTACTTCCTTCAGTGGCTCAGTATGTTTATGGACAACTTGACCAGAGGTGAGTTGGAAAAACTCCAGAAGAGGTACAACCACTTGTGGTCCTTGGTGCTGGCAGAAACACAAAAGGAATCAGTGAATGTGTCCTTGAAAGATCACCAAGTAGAACTGGAGTCTGTCTCCAAGGACATCAGGGATTCCTCATTGGGTATTGAACATCTCCTGAGAGAGGTTGGCCAGATCTATGAAGCTTTGGAAGAAACATCACCACAAAGGTACACTTTGTCCTTCAACCTTCCTGAAATTGCTGCTGACCTGATGATTTCTGGGTACCCCTTGAGCTGATGGATGGGGATGCTTCCTATGTACCCCTGACATGGGTAGCAGCGGTTTTTGACAGATTAATTAAGAAAATTGGAGATGTAAAGATCTTTGTTCTTTCTGTTCTTGGCCTCCAAAGCACAGGGAAGTCCACTCTGTTGAATGCTATGTTTGGCCTGCAGTTTAATGTCAGTGCAGGGCGATGCACAAGGGGAGCTTACATGCAGTTGCTAAAGGTGGAGAAGACACTCTGGGAAGAACTGGGCTTTGGTTTTGTCCTTGTGATTGATACAGAAGGACTCCGGGCCCCAGAACTCACCTGTAAATCACAGAATCGGGATAATGAGCTGGCCACTTTTGTTATTGGACTTGGAAACCTGACCTTGATAATATATTTGGAGAGAACCTTTCCAGGAAATGGAAGGATATCTTGCAAAttgtttccaggcctttctggaatgaAACAAGTGGAACTTTTTCCCGTTGCCTTTTGTGCATCAGAAAAGGGGAAATCACCGCCAAATATCAAAacatggaaggaagaaggagattgCAGCAGAGACCGATGAAATGGCAGCCACAGCCGCAACAAAGGAACAGTTGTCGATATCAGCCACTTCAGTGAAAGTTATCGGTTTGATGTTAAACGCATGTCCAATTCTTTTGCCCATCTGTGGAAGGGGATCCCCAATGGCCCCCTCCCAACCCCAGGTTATAGCCACAATTCCAGGAACCAAAAGAGGAATTTTCTTTGGCCAAAAAGGAATTTAGAGGCAGACTTTGATGGTTTCTGAGGTAAAAGTCCGATCCAGGATTTGTGGAAAGCCTTGTTGAATGAAAAATTTAATCTTCAGTTTTAGGAATACTAAGGTCATGGTCATGATCAAATTTGAGACTAAAACCAACTGACCTGGgaatctaaaatataaagaacccAACTGACCAATCAGACCAGAATGGGGAAATTCAGGATTCCCAAGAAGTTTGATTGAAAACGAATATTGGAAAATAAGTTGTCAGGAAGAGCTTCCAAACTTATTTTGATGATGATCCGAGAATGAAATCTTGATCCAGTGGAAGGGAAACTTTGAGAAAAactaagaaatcttaaagaagaattTTGTTTCCAGAAAGCATTAGAAAACCACTGATCTCCTTAGTTCAAGGAAAAGgtcaagaaaactgaaaaagaaaatcagaatatgAAAAGAGCTTTTTATTAAGAAGCAAGAGATGTGGCTCTTTTCCTATATAGGTAAAGAATTTAAGGAGGGGAGTTGGAGAAATATTCATTCCATTCTGGACAAAATGGGTCCATGAAGTATCCTCAAATTCTCCTCCCATGGAACATCCCAAAATTGATGTAGATTTGGAGAATGTTTTTCTGGACCATTTTAAACAGGAGTGCACTGGTAAAAGCAAACTTGGAGATCAGTGTTGGAAACATTTTTCCATTGattaagagaaaatgtaaaaaagaagatTTGGAAAGGGTGTACACACCCCCGAGCAGAGAGGGATAAAGAGACAAGATGAAACTACCAAAAGATTACTGACCTGGTCATGATAACAATTGATTCTTAAAttgaaaaatggaatggattataaaataaaagttattcccATCTACGGAAATTGATAGACAAGCACAATTGATTCTGCATCCGATGAGGCACGGTAACATTTACAAATGAGTACAAAAAGGATTTGTCCTTATTTTATGCTATAGAGCAGCAGCTTCTTTTTGCACAAGGTTCAAGAGAGCCCATGACCGTCATAcctagaaaaaagagaggaggattTCTTTCATGTGTTTTAAGATTTTCCAGGGCAACCTATCACAGGATTTGCTGGATTCCTTGGAGAAGCCTTTGTTTTCCTTAGATAAGCCATTTGGAAAAGATTTCCCTTTGACCTTGTTGGGGGACATTAGGGCTAACCTCCTGCTTTAATGGAAAAAGATCCAACTTTGAGAAACATATTCTCATCTTCCAAGGGAAGAAAATTTTGAGGATTATTAAATACAATTCATAcactaaaaagaaattttttgagaaataattaaagagagATCTTGCATATTGTGTGAGTAAACCTTGAAGAATTTTGGTAAAAACAAACTGGAACattttaagaaactattttctgTTATTCATGAATCAACTGTAGTGGCTAAGGaccaaaataattttgatctgTGCAGAACAAAAAAATCTAGGTGTCATTTACCTTCCAAGAAAGAGCTAAAAATATTGAACACCAAGAGATAACTGAATTGAATTCCTCAAAGAAGCCATGA
Encoded here:
- the LOC100918980 gene encoding LOW QUALITY PROTEIN: interferon-induced very large GTPase 1-like (The sequence of the model RefSeq protein was modified relative to this genomic sequence to represent the inferred CDS: inserted 12 bases in 11 codons; deleted 1 base in 1 codon; substituted 4 bases at 4 genomic stop codons), which produces MATPGNNENEPHPEDPGRRDLENKLKELGLDAQRWIPILQEHLGVTSVQALQHVQYKEILALKSQANHPWEKQALEKLLLLCNSQGSEEMKEKHWELVKKRQEQAQSALNDLREMQAAGKSREEVIVREKEEELRQVMEIPAKYWPLSEKPLVEVIENMERNLSLMENTLSHRENLPDRELLKRVSGGLALQGIYQTNHPEDLLEKREELISLPENFFLLNPQQRSGMETKEFLSSHEESMFTQSMEILGFSVSFLAKGGGWGLNLETSTKDSRYSDSRDVQKSHSEETYSCTTKFCYIPLASCHFARDQLHLSKSALQELKQLEDLLSYSDGAENHSLLKQRCEAFFKRFGSHVNQGPLHLGGVFWWKAVAAGFRSETLRDVKRQASEALDRYIGGSYSGFGVTAAASANVSNSQSQMSSQNTSSTNLQTRLEMSVYQTGGPPEVDSLPQWKAGLVASNHSWCIIDRGYRLVPVWDIILSNHRQDFQDPLQVTRCLTSIYTNLTGRHVSIQDGEELLSAVRDARSLIEEVKFWEITEPQEKLMKLINFQQKLSEKTRNYNIWIKICLTDPTLQQFLVDIVNFCKDFPVQEIKLIKHHLRSLLYPHVYEVKDFPQRHSIMQWIFHSTKKKQDIRVTEFADFIQLLEKAKNDLLEINHTSEYLEKLEEAQRKATYEISLSLRSFLKALKEAEELAIYLLLLCIAAGAGYKEESQTFHCLLGYEELNFLLCEMKEAHEKYQGLHQKSEYRAQAFLLFTGLTVTPGPIGVSAEEKKQRLELMQFHMGQSWSKEVHHFLLKPRVSHDWETLEKDLNLLINGEHEATENCLQIEQVKKELESVFHGKENTQEPEPCTIKQHEVIQNSDFLDLAKRLGLEDFYPRKMGRADFHVIYKASVHDSLPDTERQLPFYFLQKLLMLDYRLRYVVCKDDGDPRASGTLTLTNLKEDISDPYEDLFDESDTSVLLSTNRPHIHPMDTQMMIFHCADDFMRQYISNKLAICQFALPFVVPNPSSSVIEFPLWSLSQIKRSWREVKKSGREDTIINFNNQLISQAPIPIVSFIRVVNSASSSKSQILNSLLSKHKHDVFFHRDCRGNSKSCLLMGGLVEISWFCPGGRDEDRFESCVAFTNLHGDAKDHEAQFRFLQDISSVTVVLVSVSDKSESTRNVVQNLWXSAKPLVCLFDDKEKTVGSDVGEKVRIGIRNRNEAELMDELSGVIKQLLKSSGPFLTLEDCAEIARQHGFLVDVDRKECQEAKEKAEVVMALMEEIKLSEMKEKLLPXQGELWHQWCXKDKELCHLREKGTXSLEQHKIKIEXEKQEIRQAQLQKICPLNDLMISVLEILYSYSGKDNSTKLYFLQWLSMFMDNLTRGELEKLQKRYNHLWSLVLAETQKESVNVSLKDHQVELESVSKDIRDSSLGIEHLLREVGQIYEALEETSPQRYTLSFNLPEIAADLMISGYPXELMDGDASYVPLTWVAAVFDRLIKKIGDVKIFVLSVLGLQSTGKSTLLNAMFGLQFNVSAGRCTRGAYMQLLKVEKTLWEELGFGFVLVIDTEGLRAPELTCKSQNRDNELATFVIGLGNLTLXNIFGENLSRKWKDILQIVSRPFWNETSGTFSRCLLCIRKGEITAKYQNMEGRRRLQQRXDEMAATAATKEQXVDISHFSESYRFDVKRMSNSFAHLWKGIPNGPLPTPGYSHNSRNQKRNFLWPKRNLEADFDGFXGKSPIQDLWKALLNENLIFSFRNTKVMVMIKFETKTNXPGNLKXIKNPTDQSDQNGEIQDSQEVXLKTNIGKXVVRKSFQTYFDDDXENEILIQWKGNFEKN